One genomic region from Equus asinus isolate D_3611 breed Donkey chromosome 10, EquAss-T2T_v2, whole genome shotgun sequence encodes:
- the LOC106830508 gene encoding olfactory receptor 13D1, translating to MGNYSAVTEFFLVGLSQYPEVQFFLFALCLIMYVIILLGNSLLLIISILDSRLHTPMYFFLGNLSLLDICYTSSSIPPMLIIFQSGRKSISFMGCALQMVVSLGLGSTECVLLAVMAYDRYVAICNPLRYPIIMNRVLYVHMATWSWIIGCLNSLVQTVLTMVLPFCGNNVIDHLTCEILALLKLICSDISMNVLIMTVASIVLLVIPLLLIFISYVFILSSIVRINSVEGRKKAFSTCSAHLTVVILFYGSALFMYMKPNSKDTKASDEITGLSYGVVTPMLNPIIYSLRNKEVKEAVKKVMSRHLHL from the coding sequence ATGGGGAATTATTCAGCTGTGACCGAATTCTTTCTGGTGGGACTTTCCCAGTACCCAGAGGTCCAGTTTTTTCTGTTTGCGCTCTGCCTCATTATGTACGTGATAATCCTCCTGGGAAATagcctcctcctcatcatcagCATCCTAGATTCTCGCCTCCACACCCCTATGTACTTCTTTCTTGGGAATCTCTCACTCTTGGACATCTGTTATACATCATCGTCCATTCCTCCAATGCTCATCATATTTCAATCTGGGAGAAAATCCATCTCCTTCATGGGCTGTGCCCTGCAGATGGTTGTCTCCCTTGGGTTGGGCTCCACTGAGTGTGTCCTCCTGGCTGTGATGGCCTATGATCGGTACGTGGCCATCTGCAACCCACTGAGATACCCCATCATCATGAACAGGGTGCTATATGTGCACATGGCTACATGGTCTTGGATCATAGGCTGTCTGAACTCCTTAGTGCAAACAGTTCTGACAATGGTGTTGCCTTTCTGTGGGAATAATGTCATAGACCATCTTACCTGTGAGATCTTGGCTCTTCTTAAACTCATATGTTCAGATATCTCCATGAATGTGCTTATCATGACAGTGGCAAGTATTGTTTTATTGGTGATTCCTCTGTTGTTAATTTTCATCtcatatgttttcattctctcttcCATCGTGAGAATTAATTCTgttgaagggagaaaaaaagcctTTTCTACCTGTTCAGCCCACCTGACTGTGGTCATCTTATTCTATGGTTCAGCCCTTTTTATGTACATGAAGCCCAACTCAAAGGACACAAAAGCATCTGACGAAATCACTGGGCTGTCTTATGGAGTGGTAACCCCGATGTTGAACCCCATCATCTATAGCCTGAGGAATAAAGAGGTGAAAGAAGCTGTGAAGAAAGTCATGAGTAGACACTTGCATCTATGA